In Erpetoichthys calabaricus chromosome 2, fErpCal1.3, whole genome shotgun sequence, a genomic segment contains:
- the znf408 gene encoding zinc finger protein 408 gives MERKREDVTSGVRCGPGELCWPHSSHTQQCGDGCNEEFFFRSVPTGLAIGPSMAQNGQIGIWCVGQPLQYGGFFGQVNEQEMQELVKNENEIVIQEPTSTLQATGWMRFACPAKKEEDQNVDMFCYHEKFYFRICKPIDPGVELLLRPRMNSVPQQEEDVNLSERDSIVHGQQKEDTTAWVKADDKEDNVFKFTSTKERRRNSMPEGNVSQRGEDPEKQRRKCRVSGVDRTVLSDVGQREKECVMAAENSETTESEMTREDSIQEKENKIIGLGMRCEDMNIVGRGKNVQKGENSMAEVHIGQGIQENVEQEYSGHRNRDSIPIGNTQHGKENSTEETNNGQKKPNTSVGLDSKQTGKDRTLGDVMGQEIEKCMTESDEWQNRLDGIDGLKTIETDKINILQRENKEVCEKLEHQVHTPGDLCHKGENHIDYFEKQDKVEDVTAAMNQNTESVRSFEVAIEHGGSLSQQTTQTSVHSMEKCKPPARKNRKLSGAEGRVKESNLTLRKNQTTEQSAEKQKFVKTEEPNSSKVQNISVITASQCYPSTVLLQSEIIAKGPPVLPSRTSSRLAAKPRKMHSLVSRIQKRLQERKMRILAQQIREQEKEDCRMEAASSVNNQAEQQEPREELNHEVVPPGKMETTSLPHSETKHLVKSVTSLSDVRERKYKCEECGKCFLQLCHLKKHRLTHLEYKPFLCTECGKAYSSQESFRAHLLLHKGERPFKCQQCDKAYGTKRDLKDHEILHTGERPFICDQCGKAFARRPSLRIHMQIHLMKEMNLENTKHCRCPVCDKDLANGGSLRNHMRLHTGEKPYNCSYCGKSFRQKGNLRGHLRIHTGEKPYKCNHCEELFSQLPELRRHLISHTGEVYLCPICGKALRDPHTLRAHERLHSGDRPYKCDQCDKSYILASKLRRHQKSHLEDKPYKCSTCGSGYSSKQSLVRHQLSHKQKEEKLAGELAEALAALESDVPPVVQSKKGAQKATKKHSVEKKDCESNLGEASVLYVHAFETMELSSDTVQGTVMIRQEVPNENSVQFAEPHVMHRIVESSPELTESIVSETGSHIQISEDFIEIIISDTDSKCIIVEGEKSHSNVVILQEEEGLDAVAETIEIETGT, from the exons GTGGTGATGGTTGCAATGAAGAATTCTTTTTCAGGTCTGTACCCACTGGGCTTGCAATTGGACCTTCAAtggcacagaatggccaaatagGCATTTGGTGTGTGGGACAGCCTTTGCAATATGGTGGATTTTTTGGACAAGTGAATGAGCAGGAAATGCAGGAACTG gtgaaaaatgaaaatgagataGTCATACAGGAGCCCACATCTACACTCCAGGCAACAGGTTGGATGAG ATTTGCCTGCCCAGCAAAAAAGGAAGAGGATCAAAATGTGGATATGTTCTGTTACCATGAAAAGTTTTACTTTAGAATTTGCAAACCTATTGATCCTGGAGTGGAGCTCCTCCTCAGACCCAGGATGAACTCAGTGCCACAGCAAGAGGAAGATGTTAACCTAAGTGAGAGAGACAGCATAGTACATGGCCAGCAAAAAGAAGACACCACTGCATGGGTGAAAGCAGATGATAAAGAAGACAATGTGTTCAAATTCACAAGTACCAAAGAAAGAAGGAGAAACAGCATGCCAGAGGGGAAtgttagtcagagaggtgaagaCCCAGAGAAACAGAGAAGAAAGTGTAGAGTAAGTGGTGTAGACAGAACAGTTCTGTCTGATGTGgggcaaagagaaaaagaatgtGTAATGGCAGCAGAAAATAGTGAAACAACAGAAAGTGAAATGACTAGGGAAGACAGcattcaagaaaaagaaaacaaaataataggaCTAGGCATGAGGTGTGAAGACATGAACATTGTTGGAAGGGGCAAAAATGTCCAGAAAGGAGAGAACAGCATGGCAGAAGTCCATATTGGACAGGGAATACAGGAAAATGTGGAGCAAGAGTACTCTGGACATAGAAATAGAGATAGCATTCCAATAGGAAACACCCAGCACGGAAAGGAGAACAGCACAGAAGAAACCAACAATggccaaaaaaaaccaaatacaaGTGTAGGGCTAGACAGTAAACAAACTGGCAAAGACAGAACTTTAGGGGATGTTATGGGGCAAGAAATAGAGAAATGTATGACCGAGTCAGATGAATGGCAAAATAGATTAGACgggattgatggattaaagactatagaaacagacaaaataaatattctacaGCGAGAGAACAAAGAGGTGTGTGAAAAACTTGAACACCAAGTACACACACCAGGTGATCTATGCCACAAAGGAGAGAATCACATAGATTATTTTGAGAAACAAGATAAAGTGGAGGATGTCACTGCTGCAATGAACCAGAACACTGAGAGTGTCCGGAGTTTTGAAGTGGCCATAGAGCATG GAGGATCTTTATCTCAACAAACAACGCAAACTTCAGTACATTCCATGGAAAAGTGTAAGCCTCCTGCCCGGAAAAACAGAAAGCTCTCAGGGGCTGAAGGAAGGGTAAAGGAAAGCAACTTGACACTGAGGAAAAACCAAACAACTGAACAGTCTGCAGAAAAgcagaaatttgtcaagacagaaGAACCTAACAGTTCAAAAGTGCAGAATATCAGTGTCATCACTGCATCTCAGTGTTATCCAAGCACTGTACTTTTGCAAAGTGAAATTATTGCCAAAGGACCACCAGTGTTACCTTCTAGAACAAGCTCTCGATTGGCTGCTAAACCACGGAAGATGCACTCTTTGGTCAGCAGAATTCAGAAACGTCTTCAGGAGAGAAAGATGAGAATTCTGGCACAACAAATAAGAGAGCAGGAAAAGGAGGATTGTAGGATGGAGGCTGCGTCATCTGTTAACAACCAAGCAGAGCAACAGGAGCCAAGGGAAGAGTTAAACCATGAAGTGGTGCCACCTGGAAAAATGGAGACGACATCTTTGCCACATTCTGAAACAAAACATTTGGTTAAGAGTGTGACATCACTTTCTGATGTTCGTGAAAGAAAGTACAAATGTGAAGAGTGTGGCAAGTGTTTCTTGCAGCTGTGCCATCTGAAGAAGCACAGGCTAACTCACCTGGAATATAAACCCTTCCTGTGTACAGAGTGTGGCAAGGCCTATAGTTCCCAAGAAAGCTTCAGGGCTCATCTACTCCTGCACAAAGGTGAAAGGCCTTTTAAATGTCAACAATGTGACAAGGCCTATGGCACAAAGCGGGATCTAAAGGACCATGAGATCCTCCACACTGGTGAGCGACCATTTATCTGTGACCAGTGTGGCAAAGCTTTTGCACGTCGACCTTCTCTTCGTATCCATATGCAAATTCATTTGATGAAAGAAATGAATTTGGAGAACACCAAGCACTGCAGATGTCCTGTCTGTGACAAAGATCTTGCTAATGGTGGATCACTGAGGAATCACATGAGactgcacactggggagaagccatataATTGCTCTTACTGTGGAAAGTCTTTCCGGCAGAAGGGCAACCTGCGTGGTCACCTCCGcattcatactggagaaaagccctACAAGTGCAACCACTGTGAAGAGCTCTTCTCACAGCTGCCAGAACTGAGGAGGCATCTTATCTCTCATACAGGGGAGGTATACCTCTGCCCCATATGCGGGAAAGCCCTTAGGGACCCTCACACACTCCGAGCACATGAACGTCTCCATTCAGGAGATCGGCCATATAAATGTGACCAGTGTGATAAATCTTATATCTTAGCCTCTAAGTTGCGTCGGCATCAGAAGAGTCATTTGGAAGATAAACCCTACAAATGCTCAACATGTGGATCAGGTTACAGCTCAAAACAAAGCCTGGTCCGCCACCAGCTGTCACACAAACAAAAAGAGGAGAAGCTGGCTGGGGAGTTGGCAGAAGCATTGGCAGCATTGGAATCTGATGTTCCTCCAGTTGTTCAGAGCAAGAAAGGAGcacaaaaagcaacaaaaaagcaCTCGGTAGAAAAAAAGGATTGTGAAAGCAATCTAGGGGAAGCATCTGTGCTCTATGTACATGCTTTTGAGACAATGGAGCTGAGCTCTGATACAGTACAAGGAACAGTAATGATTAGGCAAGAAGTGCCTAATGAAAACAGTGTCCAATTTGCTGAACCGCATGTTATGCACAGAATAGTGGAGTCATCTCCTGAGTTAACTGAGTCAATAGTGTCTGAAACTGGAAGCCACATCCAGATCAGTGAAGACTTTATAGAAATTATCATATCTGACACAGACAGTAAATGCATTATAGTGGAAGGGGAGAAGTCCCACAGTAATGTTGTCATCCTTCAAGAAGAGGAAGGTCTGGATGCTGTGGCTGAAACAATAGAAATAGAAACAGGTACTTGA